One part of the Denticeps clupeoides chromosome 16, fDenClu1.1, whole genome shotgun sequence genome encodes these proteins:
- the stard5 gene encoding stAR-related lipid transfer protein 5 has translation MEYKETANTVADHLLSYSKDQAGWKVCKKTNEVAVYYRPSCEFPGNVYKGEGTINASPEKVWECLKPEPGGLRVKWDNNVKKFELLEQVTEDVTVCRTVTPSAAMGIISPRDFVDVILVKQYEDGTITSNATHVGHAGCPPQSGYVRGFNHPCGCFCAPIAGEPGKTQLLTFFQTDLGGFLPRSVVDSFFPSSMVEFYGNLTKTLKSLK, from the exons atggaaTATAAGGAAACCGCGAACACTGTTGCCGACCATCTTTTAAGCTACAGCAAAGACCAAGCCGGGTGGAAAGTCTGCAAAAAAACG AATGAAGTCGCTGTTTACTATCGACCGTCCTGTGAATTTCCCGGGAACGT GTATAAAGGAGAAGGGACCATTAACGCCAGTCCGGAGAAGGTCTGGGAGTGTCTGAAGCCCGAGCCCGGTGGACTGCGGGTCAAGTGGGACAACAACGTCAAGAAGTTTGAGCTGCTTGAGCAAGTGACTGAG GATGTGACCGTGTGCCGAACTGTGACCCCCTCGGCAGCCATGGGCATCATTTCTCCACGGGACTTCGTCGACGTTATTTTAGTGAAGCAGTACGAGGATGGAACCATAACCTCAAATG CTACCCACGTCGGGCATGCTGGGTGTCCACCACAGTCTGGCTACGTCAGGGGCTTTAATCATCCGTGCGGCTGCTTCTGCGCCCCCATCGCTGG GGAACCGGGGAAGACCCAGCTCCTCACCTTCTTCCAGACTGACCTGGGAGGCTTTCTTCCTCGTTCGGTGGTGGACTCGTTCTTCCCGTCCAGCATGGTCGAGTTTTACGGCAACCTCACTAAAACACTGAAGTCTCTAAAATAG